The genomic stretch AACATCGGCACCCTATTACGAGGTTTTTTCTTGAATGCTTTGTTTCTTCTAATAGGGTGccgatgtttttttttttttgtgtgatcAAAATAGGGTGCCGATGTTCTTTTCCAACCAGCCAGCGAGTTTCTTCGGATGATCGACGGTTCCAGAACAAACTCTTGCGTATATTAACTAATCCTTAAGTAAATCTTGATTAGTTCTTGAGAGAAATCGGACAAGGATTTGGCATCCTAGTCACCAAAGTTCCAAAACAAACTCTTGCGTCATACTCATTACAAGAACCACATGAGGTAACCATGAGATTCTTGAAAATTAACATAATGTATGTCTTGTTTTACTAAACAAGATAATATCTTATTGGTTCTTAACGAGTCAATCAAAGGTTAATTAGGTGAAATTGTCAAGCAAATCACGTTTTCTATGTCCCTAGCTTTCTAGTCATTGAAAATACCCATGTTTCATGTTGTCATATATGTTCCTAACCGTGTGACTAACTTTTTTGTTTCAGGTTATGGTTTTCTTGAGCCGTTTAGCAGAGTGGAAAATGTTGGCCTGAGGAGGCAGTCCAGGCTAAGAAGACAACTGGAGGAGATAAAAACAACCTTACAAAATTAAGATACCATCATTACCAAGTATGTAAATGTACATTCGTAGAAGActacaaagaaataaatcaacCTATCTATAGCTGATCGGCTCAGATTAGATAACAGTACTAAATTAGTAAAGATGTTCTGGTGGCGATTGAGAAACCCAAGTTCCGGTGGGTTGAAATATGTTCTGGTAttacaaaataacaaaaacaagcCATTTCTCAGCTTCCAGTAAAGATGTGAAATCTTCCATTGATTTCGGCCTCCGGTTTCATCGTTGCGTCGCCGGCGGCCTGAGTTCGTGACTCGTGAGGGTAACCGACAGCTTGGAAGGGAGAACACGTGATGGTCAAAAAGCAGTCAACACTCAACAGCACAGAGctaaataaaggaaaatactTGGTGTACTCCCAATTTATATTCTCTCTCACATGTTTTTTTTATGTAGACACTTTTTCGTGGGAAAATACTTGGTGTACTCCCAATTTATATTCTCTctcacatgtttttttttatgtagaCACTTTTTCGTGGGCCCACACGATGAAAATAACCATGTCTGTTTACCACCTAAAGTAGAAGTTagggagtagaatttgagagtatgtATAGTAAAACTCCTTAATAAAGGAACTTTTCTTGCTTTAGTTCTGGAGTTATTAACAATTTCATCCTATTGGAATTATTTCATCTAATTTTGTGACCCAAAAATATTTTGTGCCAGGtgagaaatattattattaaatcctaTTTTGAGAGTGGTAGCTGATATTCTGTTAGGCACTTAGGCATGTGAAGGAGAATTGGCTATAGCTACAagacaaaaattttattgtggGACGGTACGGTGAAAAGATAATAGCAAAGAAATAagatatgtttttgttttagggCTATAATTTTTTAACCATGATGTTCATAATGTTTTATTCTAAATTAGGCATGGACTTTGTGACAAATGATAATGTTGGAAGATGGATGCCCACGTCATACATTGTGAGATGACCACACGACAATGAGGTAGTGGAGCCTTTGTCTCATTAAAGTTATTCCGGGTAAAGGTGGAGTTAGAGGGAGCAGACTTTAAGTGGTTGCTTTTCCATCATAATTAGTATTTACACCAGTGCAATACATAAGAAGTTAACCTTAGGTCAAGATTTCTGGCTAGGAATGACAATGGGACGGGACTCCCCGTCTCCGAAACCCCATTGACAATGGGACGGgactccccgtccccgtttcCCGAAAATTTACCTTATCCCCGTCTCTGTCGGGGCAGGGATCGGAAATCCCCGTCAGGGACGGGGCAAATTGCCATCGAGATTAGAGCTCCTAGCTGGATGATAATGAACATATCTTTATTtctcatataataattattaaaattaacatatattaacGTTGGGCATTTCGCGAGAAtgaaaaacaaagaatgaaaactgaaaaattgaaaaacaaaaaacagaaaacagttttctatTAATAAACAGGCCCTGAAAGTTCCGATCTAGCCTAATAATTATGATTGGGTCATGAATCAGAGTTGGTAGACAATCTCTTGCTTAACCTTCAAAGTCCTGGAAGACATCCAAGTCTTTTGCATCTtccattgaaattgaaaataattcttcTGCAGTGAATTTCTCCCTCTGGTGTGGATTGAACTTAATTCTCAAGACCACGTAATTTAATAACTGTGACAATTACAACCGAACATCAAAAGCGAAGCGGTTAGCTATGTAAGAAGATATGCATCTGTTAAGAAAACTGCCAAGCAAATAACACTTACGAAATCATGAAAGAACCTATTCTGAAGATAATGGGCAGGAACTCGCTTTGGATTGTATCTGTACTCCTTTATCACCCAACCTGTCCTCTTCTCACTGCGGTAAAAGTATAGCTTTCTTTTGTATCCCAGAATTTGGTTCTCACCAAAACATGCCTCGTCTGGACCTTCAGTTTTCCATTCACCATCAAACTTCTTTCCTCCAAGAAACTCGCCATTTGGAGGTTTTCTACCTTTGTGGGTAAAATAGTATGCCTCATAGTTCCTCGCATACTTGAACTTCCCTGCACACGTGTTCCACTCACACAATCTAGAAATACTAAACAAGCAAATACTATTCAAAGCATAGTGAACCACACAAAGAAAAAGTACACTGCTAATTTTGAAACTAAGTTTTCACTCGGTGACAACACTAAGTTTTTaatcaagacttttaaatactttcaaatgcttttaaaatgatagattttaattgacttttgtagagtttttgtaaactttcctagaatcttttaaacttttattaacttttaaaaactttttcatattaaaaagtatacaaaagtaattaaaactctaaattgaatacacccttacaaacattccataacttctattaatatattattaatgattttcttacaaaaatatacttttataaataataaataaattaatgcattgataaaaataaaaaataaataagaatctctccaaaattcaacttaacacaaacaaacaaataaataaataaataaatatatatatatatattaataattaaataaaaattttgccaCAAGCTGCTGGTTGCAACAAGCTTCGCATAAAAAAAATTGCGTCTCGCTGCTCGCAATAGCATATGCTTGTTGTTGCgatcaacaattttttttttgctacgATCAGCAGCAAGAAATTGTTGCGGCTGTTCGCAGCAAAAATATTTGTTCTAAACAtcatcaaataatattttttttgtaggaaagtatatgaatatttatgaaagatttgaagTGTACCGTGAAATTGATGAAAAAGTTATATGAACGATTTGAAGTgtaccgtaaaattgatgaaaaagttTGTCTAGATAGAtgaaaaaaagtttgtagagaatCTTGAAAAGTGTGGGATTAGAGGGTTGGattttatctatttatattaatgaagaaaaagtctacaaaatCAGTACagttttaaagagttttgaaaagtctaAATCTAATACCGATAtaattttaaagagtttttaaaagtctaaattgaataccatctaactttaaagttgataaaagtcattaaaaatctataaaagtcATTATTGAATACACTCCTAAGTTTTCATTCGGTGACAACACTAACTCGGCTGCTAAAAAATGCAACAGCAATCAAACAAAATTCAGATCCGCGCAACAGTAAATCCATCCAACTAACGCCAACAGATGGAGTCGGATTATGATCAAAGTGATATGAAGATTAGACAAAAAAGGAGCACAAGACAGATGAAAAGAAGTAAAGAAGttaaattaggaaaaattacAGGGGAATAACAACACAACTAgcgaaaaaaaaatcaaaatcacaaTAGAATAACATTTAGAAAAAATAGATCAGAGGAGAACTTACAAATTGGGAGAAGTTCAGGAGGATACTCGTACAAAAATGGAATCTCTTTGATGAACTCGTTGGGAAGAGGGCGACGTCCGATCTTTTTCTTCAGAAATTCGTCAATCAAATCGTATTCTGTAGGGCAAAAATGCTGACCGCCTATAGTCTCAATACCCATACCCGGTTCGTAATCACGCTCGAATGCTTCCCATTCAGCCATggtaggtttagggtttagagtaGTACTGTCAAAGATTGGAATCAAAACCCCTAGTGTGATTCtataatctatacttctatatctatactatatataaaaacaaaatgccaCTTTAAGATTCCGGCCCAAAatagtcctacaatatttatttaagatgcgattattttccattttcctattcgttttacaattctacattataaTTCCTAGTCCTATTCGTTTtacaattctacattataaTTCCTAGTACAATTCTACGTTACAATTCTTATCGTACTATAAttttacattacaattcctatcatactacaattctatcggattatttcctattcctattcgttgtacaattctacctATTCGTTATATAAGtttacattacaattcctatcgtactacaatttttacattacaattcctatcatactacaattctatcgtaataagatacaactTTATATAAATCTACGCAGCATTATAGCGAACCTCCCCActttcaaatctgcaaattcctTTATATAAATCCACACAGCATTATAGCGAAAACCCCACTAAATTGCAGACCAAAACACTCAGGtttgtataatattataaaatatgataatacaattcctgatagaatatatatttttcctactttcctatttgtaataggattctagattaaaattacctctctctctatctctctttttcttttatttatttgttttgggtTCTCTTTTTCCCATGTTTTTCTGAAATCAAAAGGTTCATTCAGTAGCATGGAATTGCAATGGCACGAAACTAGCCTCTGGCATATTGAGCCCCATGGTCATGTAAGCTTTCTCCTTGTATATTAATAATGCATCTCTCTATTTGTTTAGTACCTAAAATCAGGgccgattttttttatttgcgtggcctTGTGCTAATAAATAAGTGAGActctatcaaagtataaataaactgcgaattgaagaaaaattgcaaagagaaaaatgtaaaaaatctaattttgggccaatataatcacaaatacatatactaactattgagtcagggctggactagggtctcccaaaattttggggcccggCGCGGTTTCACATCTTGCACGTCCTAAAATTCGGTCCTGCCTAaaatattgtttaattaatgGTGTTGTCAAGTTTAGTTTGTCAAATCAACAAAATATTTTCGTATTCATAAACTTTTCATTCTAGGGCTAGGGCAAGATCCTCATTGATTCGAAGGTTTAATCACCATTCCCACTTCACCTATGCACACCATCAGGATTCAGGGCTCTATAGAAACTTCATGATGGGAAGACTTTGAACATAGTTTAAATATGAAGACCTTCATAAAGTCTGCATATTGGAAACCAATGCCTCTTTCTTCTTTCCCTTCTCTCTTTTTGATAGTCAACACTCAAGATTtatccattttttctttttaaattttcttttaaatggaAACATGCTTGATTGGAGAATCTGTAATTATGTACGTTCAACGAAGGTGAAAGGTGGGTTCACTTGGTGTCTTTTGTGGATGATTTGTAGAGGTGGTGGTGATGAGCTGAAGAGGTGGCAACATTGAGAGAAGGggttttcctatttttattttattgtattttagtttttataaaaattaaaaatatagaaaagCTGATAATGCAATAGATATTGACATATCATCATCACTTGCATGTTTGCATGGTTAACCTAATGCCTTAGGTTAATCTAGTTAGTCTATTGAAGTGTGTTGATTTGGACGAACAGATCGAATGTTGGTAATGAAGGTGGAGATTAAAATTGGCACCAACTACAAcatttgctttgtttcttttacTTGAATTGCGAAACTGGGCAGAGCATCTATGGACTTGTGGCGCCTGTTTGAAAATGGAAAAGGATTAGTAATTCacttaacaataataataataataataaggttagcagtaaaaaaaaattacatatccATAATACGAGAAGTAAAATTACAGGTTAGCgttattttactattaatcTAATTAATctaatgaatatgaatataaggaagattttacaaatattttcctatccctaatacaattctatTTATTATACCCCTAATAacgggacacatgaaggaaccaaagttcttgtCCCCCGAATGTCTTTCACTCCTTCTGATATGAGATTACGTACCCTTCAAGTTTCAACGTAAACAATTCCCATTAATGCTCACATATGTCaggactatcaacaaaagtcaataTCATCCTGATGACTTGAACGTGTTAGCGCTAGACGAGGATAGACAAAATTCTATTAGTACTACCAATGTCGTATACAAAGATTTCGATAATGTGTAATTCGAACggatgatattatgtttttttttacaaagaGCAAATTTGCCCaagttatacaaatcctaaacaatgatatataaaatcctcAAATTTTCAGCACCGAATGCTTATATCTACACATTAATTAgatattaattcaacaattatttgatcaaattaatgcaaggataacatcacaaaatataatcgatccaaaccatcttttcaattgcactatataatatttgatgttataatttctataattatataccgatccaaatattcttaaaatattatagcaaatccattccgtgcatcgcacgggtgcgaacactagtaataataaaaaataaaatcctccattttaactttccgcctaaaacactcctatactattaaggttggcgtaatattataaagtatggtaatacaattcctattcgtactattgtacattaaaatagggtaatacaatttttaatacaatatgttttttttctattttcctattcgtatTTCGTAATACAACTCTAAAtttaaattactaatcgtaataatacagtatatatactTCCCTACAacctaatattgtaaaatatggtaatacgattcatattcgtactacaattctattgtTTCTATTGTTTCTATTGTttgaaaatgtttaattaaataaataaaagatatattaacaaaaataaataaatgaacatatagcagagtattttaattttttacaaatgcttagttaaataaaattaaagaaacattaACGAAAAGTGATTATAGTAAAGTTGTTAtagttttaattaaattgtaacATAAATGTTATTTGGTCTACTCTtactattaacattttaatttttttgtatttataaaaataaaattaatgttgtAGCAATGACAATGTAAAAATTGATAGTGACAAAACGATGAAAAGCTAATGGATAGTAATGAAGCAATGATGAGACTAAAACTATttctatttgaaaaataagattTAAAAGTTTGGTTATTACATAGAAATAtctactaaaattattatattaaatattttggatGATGATTTGGATGTCAAGTAAGCCTACCtgctaaaacaaataaaaaataactaattgtactttttttaaaaaatctaattgtacttttttttttcttctaaatttaACGATCtcttaaaaactttttaaatttaaggatTCAATTccattttactaacaaatttgAAAGCTTATTTGACCCGTATTATTTTGATTACATAATACCGTTCCATTGATCTTATTTGTAATTGTTTCGCCTTATGATTAAATGAATgagtttctttattttcaaaaaaatgattttgattttataggCTCACTTATGGATACATCATTACTTCATTTGTAGGTTGGAATGATGAATTAGCAATGTGTTCAATTTACTATATCACTTTGTGGCTGGAAAGCCCAAGATTGAAAGTAATGATTTGTGAAATCAGTAGATGATATGTTGTCTACATATTTCTTCAGATTGAAGATATAGTGACACTTCAAACTAACCCTTTATATATAAGCAATATTCTTCCTTAATCCTATTGCAAACTATATTGCTCACATTAAAATAAACAATGCATATCATTGTTCCATCATAAAATGTAGACAATGCATGTCATAACAAGTTGTTGAATGCTCTACAATATCCAAAGTTGAGCATTGTGGAGATTGAACagatttatattttgatataaatgcTATGTTTTTTCTTTAGGCACCACATAAATTGGGCCTTGACATTCATTCTTGGCTctttaatcaaatttgaactactcatttaattaactaatacttaactattaattaaaaaaatagttaagaactttcaattttttaatttggatcATTTTTTCACAATTCACACAAACAACATAATGAGGAAACTCACATAATGAACAATTATAAGGAGCAGGAAGAAGCAAAAAACCACAGATCAATGTTAGAGCTAAAATTAAATCTCATTATATACTGTTTCACTTATTATTTACATTATTATCTGTATACTTTAGAACTCCAGACTTGGTTTTCTCATACCGAGAAATCCAGTTTTGAATCTTTCTGTTTGAGAAACTAACCAAACTAGagtttctcaaattgagaaacaCATACATGTGGATTCAATTATCTAATAACTCGTGCATGCGTTCTCAATTTGGAAAAGcgatataaaaattaaatggaatatATGCATATGTATTCCGGGGACTGGACTAAATTCGGACTTAGGTTTTCTCATACTGAGAAATccaattttgaaattttcaatttgagAAACCAAATTAGGATTTTTCAAATTGAGAAGCACAAGCATGGATTTAATTATATGATAACCCGTGCATGTGTTCTCATCAAATTGGGAAAAAAcaatagaaaaattaaaaggaataCATGCATTTGTATTCCGGGGACTAGACCAAATTCTTACTAGggtttctcaaattgagaaacacaaatattaaattatttgagaGAGATTACAAGTCCAGAAACATTAAAGGTTTTTTCAAATTGAGACACCCAGACCTTAAATTATTTGAGAATCCAGTGCATGTGTTCTTAAATTGAGAATAAAAGAGGGAAACATAAAGTGTAAAAACGGAGCCGGCTGTCGGCGTCTAAACGAATGGCCTGAGGGTGAATATGGAGACGGGAGACGGAAAGCTCACAGCTAGCGACGGCCGACGAGCGAGTGGGTGTCAGTCGAAGCCGATGACTGGACGACTGCTTTCTCCGTTAATCAGGTATACTGGGCAGTGTGCGGTGGCAATGCAGAGTAGGAAAATCAAAACGACCAAATGAAATGAGCatccaaataattttttttaaatatatatat from Ipomoea triloba cultivar NCNSP0323 chromosome 12, ASM357664v1 encodes the following:
- the LOC115998135 gene encoding NAC domain-containing protein 1-like, whose protein sequence is MGIETIGGQHFCPTEYDLIDEFLKKKIGRRPLPNEFIKEIPFLYEYPPELLPIWKFKYARNYEAYYFTHKGRKPPNGEFLGGKKFDGEWKTEGPDEACFGENQILGYKRKLYFYRSEKRTGWVIKEYRYNPKRVPAHYLQNRFFHDFLLNYVVLRIKFNPHQREKFTAEELFSISMEDAKDLDVFQDFEG